One genomic window of Mesorhizobium sp. CAU 1732 includes the following:
- a CDS encoding ribose-phosphate pyrophosphokinase, with protein sequence MKLFAGNSNRVLAEAVARYLNISLGKASVRRFADQEIFVEIQENVRGEDVFILQSTSYPANDHLMEMLIMIDAFRRSSARRITAVIPYFGYARQDRRASGRTPISAKLVSNLITQAGADRVLTLDLHAGQIQGFFDIPTDNLFAIPVMARDAKKKYDSSNVMIVSPDVGGVVRARALAKRLDAMLAIVDKRREKPGESEVMNIIGDVRGKDCLLIDDIVDSGGTLCNAADALLANGATSVTAYITHGVLSGGAVARITASQLKELVITDSIQPTSGVEAAHNIRVVSIADLIGEAISRTATEESVSSLFD encoded by the coding sequence ATGAAGCTTTTTGCGGGCAATTCGAACCGGGTGCTGGCCGAGGCCGTCGCCCGGTATCTCAATATCTCGCTCGGCAAGGCGAGCGTTCGGCGCTTCGCCGACCAGGAGATCTTTGTCGAAATCCAGGAGAACGTGCGCGGCGAGGATGTATTCATCCTTCAGTCGACGTCCTATCCGGCAAACGATCATTTGATGGAAATGCTCATCATGATCGATGCATTCCGCCGGTCATCGGCGCGTCGCATCACCGCCGTGATCCCCTATTTCGGCTATGCGAGGCAGGATCGCCGCGCGTCGGGCCGCACGCCGATCTCGGCGAAACTCGTATCGAACCTGATCACCCAGGCCGGTGCCGACCGCGTGCTGACGCTCGACCTGCACGCAGGCCAGATCCAGGGTTTCTTCGACATCCCCACCGACAATCTCTTCGCGATTCCCGTCATGGCCCGCGACGCCAAGAAGAAATACGACTCATCCAACGTGATGATCGTCTCGCCCGACGTCGGCGGCGTGGTGCGCGCACGCGCGCTTGCCAAACGCCTCGATGCGATGCTGGCGATCGTGGACAAACGCCGGGAGAAGCCCGGCGAATCCGAGGTCATGAACATCATCGGCGACGTGCGCGGCAAGGATTGCCTGCTGATCGACGATATCGTGGATTCGGGCGGAACGCTGTGCAATGCCGCGGACGCGCTGCTTGCCAACGGTGCGACCAGCGTCACGGCCTACATCACCCACGGCGTGCTCTCGGGCGGCGCCGTCGCACGCATCACCGCGTCGCAGCTGAAGGAACTGGTGATCACGGATTCGATCCAGCCGACCTCCGGCGTCGAAGCCGCGCACAACATCCGCGTCGTCTCGATCGCCGACCTGATCGGCGAAGCGATTTCGCGGACCGCGACCGAAGAATCGGTGTCGAGCCTCTTCGACTGA
- a CDS encoding accessory factor UbiK family protein: MSTGPNRILDEFAKLMTDAAGAAQGVRKEVETAFRGQAERVLNSMDVVQREEFEAVRDMALKARAENEKLAKRIAELEAQLGATAPDTTEKASPKPRAKKIS; this comes from the coding sequence ATGTCGACCGGACCAAACCGCATTCTTGATGAATTCGCAAAGCTGATGACCGATGCAGCGGGTGCAGCGCAAGGCGTTCGCAAGGAAGTCGAGACGGCGTTTCGCGGGCAGGCGGAGCGGGTGCTCAACTCCATGGACGTGGTTCAGCGCGAGGAGTTCGAGGCGGTGCGTGACATGGCGCTGAAGGCACGTGCCGAAAACGAGAAACTGGCCAAGCGTATAGCCGAACTCGAGGCCCAGTTGGGTGCGACCGCGCCAGACACGACCGAAAAGGCTTCTCCGAAGCCGCGCGCGAAAAAAATATCGTAA
- the chrA gene encoding chromate efflux transporter: MPSFGEATRTFAKIGLLSFGGPAGQIALMHRVIVDEKRWLNEPRFLHALNYCMLLPGPEAMQLATYIGWLLHGVKGGLVAGLLFLLPGAAILIALSTVYLVYGEVTVVQGLLYGLKAAVLAVVLEALVKLSRRALKSGWMVVLAIVAFLGIAFLQVPFPVIVLGAAVIGAGVHLATQTSMADRADTLDELALPEWARPSWARFLTTTAIWLAIWFVPLLVLYVTLGGGNVYTQEASFFSVMATVTFGGAYAVLAYVAQQAVEVYGWLRPDEMLTGLGLAETTPGPLILVLVFVGFLGGARLSGFDPVTGGIAGAIVTLWFTFVPCFLWIFAGAPYVERVRNVRWLASALAAVTAAVVGVIANLALWFAMHVLFTRITDVRAGPLVFPVPELSTFDYSAAIIAVAAGVALIRLHANMFLVLAGAALAGMVLAGLSPG, encoded by the coding sequence ATGCCCAGTTTCGGTGAAGCCACGCGCACATTTGCGAAGATCGGCTTGCTGTCCTTCGGCGGGCCTGCGGGGCAGATCGCGCTGATGCACCGCGTCATCGTGGACGAGAAGCGATGGCTGAACGAACCCCGCTTCCTGCACGCGCTCAACTACTGCATGCTTCTTCCCGGCCCGGAGGCGATGCAGCTTGCGACCTATATCGGCTGGCTGCTGCATGGCGTGAAGGGCGGGCTGGTCGCGGGCCTGCTGTTCCTTCTGCCCGGTGCCGCGATCCTGATCGCCCTGTCGACAGTCTATCTCGTGTACGGCGAGGTGACGGTCGTGCAGGGGCTGCTGTACGGCCTCAAGGCTGCTGTTCTGGCTGTCGTTCTGGAAGCCCTGGTCAAACTTTCGCGGCGCGCGCTCAAAAGCGGATGGATGGTCGTGCTCGCGATCGTGGCGTTTCTCGGCATCGCGTTTCTGCAAGTACCATTTCCGGTCATCGTGCTTGGCGCGGCGGTTATCGGCGCGGGCGTGCATCTGGCGACGCAGACATCGATGGCCGACCGGGCAGATACGCTGGACGAGTTGGCCCTGCCGGAGTGGGCGCGGCCCTCGTGGGCACGATTTCTCACTACCACAGCCATATGGCTCGCCATCTGGTTCGTTCCGCTTCTGGTGCTCTACGTCACGCTGGGCGGCGGCAACGTCTACACGCAGGAAGCGTCCTTCTTCTCGGTCATGGCCACCGTCACCTTTGGCGGCGCCTACGCCGTGCTCGCCTATGTCGCGCAGCAGGCGGTCGAGGTCTATGGCTGGCTTCGGCCGGATGAAATGCTTACCGGCCTCGGACTGGCCGAAACGACGCCGGGACCGTTGATTCTGGTTCTGGTCTTTGTGGGGTTTCTCGGCGGAGCGCGGCTGTCCGGGTTCGATCCGGTGACGGGCGGGATCGCGGGCGCGATCGTGACGTTGTGGTTTACCTTCGTGCCGTGCTTCCTGTGGATTTTCGCAGGTGCGCCCTATGTCGAGCGCGTCCGCAATGTGCGCTGGCTGGCCTCCGCATTGGCTGCGGTAACGGCTGCGGTCGTCGGCGTCATCGCAAACCTCGCTCTGTGGTTCGCGATGCATGTTCTGTTCACCCGGATCACGGATGTGCGGGCAGGGCCGTTGGTGTTCCCTGTGCCGGAGTTGTCGACGTTCGACTATTCAGCGGCCATTATCGCAGTCGCCGCTGGAGTCGCGCTCATCCGACTGCATGCGAACATGTTTCTGGTGCTCGCCGGAGCGGCGCTGGCCGGTATGGTCCTTGCGGGGTTGTCTCCGGGTTAG
- a CDS encoding class I SAM-dependent methyltransferase: MNPLKKRLTRLIQADGAISVAEYMATCLFDPEHGYYTTREPFGASGDFTTAPEISQMFGEVIASWGWAAWDTLGRPLPFNLTEFGPGRGTLMSDMLRTLEKLDADFVDQLDVSMIEISPRLRAVQQETLRNAPRAITWRSVLGDMPNPSLIVANELFDAIPTRQFAKTKAGWRERMVTMSDKDDLQFAVGAAGIDAALLPAGADAAEEGSIIEISPAREALMDEIGSHIRSHGGVGLFIDYGYTAPPFGDTLQALRRHAYEDVLASPGEADLTTHVDFTALARVAQSHGLATKIITQGDFLVGAGLLERAGMLGSGKDDAAQERLRAEVERLAAPDAMGTLFKVLIVHAAHHELPQIA, from the coding sequence ATGAACCCTCTGAAGAAGCGCCTCACGCGACTGATCCAAGCGGACGGAGCCATATCGGTCGCAGAGTATATGGCGACGTGCCTGTTCGACCCGGAACATGGCTACTACACCACGCGGGAGCCATTCGGCGCCTCGGGTGATTTCACGACGGCGCCCGAAATCAGCCAGATGTTCGGCGAGGTGATCGCCAGTTGGGGTTGGGCTGCCTGGGATACGCTCGGCCGCCCCCTTCCCTTCAACCTGACCGAATTCGGACCCGGACGGGGTACGCTGATGTCTGACATGCTGCGCACGCTTGAAAAGCTCGACGCGGACTTCGTCGATCAGCTCGACGTGTCGATGATCGAGATCAGCCCGCGTCTGCGTGCGGTGCAGCAGGAAACGCTGCGCAACGCGCCACGCGCCATCACATGGCGGTCCGTGCTGGGCGACATGCCAAACCCCTCGCTCATCGTCGCAAACGAACTGTTCGACGCGATACCGACACGACAGTTCGCAAAGACGAAAGCCGGCTGGCGTGAGCGCATGGTGACAATGAGCGACAAAGACGATCTCCAGTTCGCGGTCGGCGCGGCAGGCATAGACGCAGCCCTGCTGCCGGCGGGCGCGGATGCGGCGGAAGAAGGTTCGATCATCGAAATCTCTCCGGCGCGGGAAGCGTTGATGGACGAGATCGGCAGTCATATCCGCAGCCATGGCGGCGTCGGGCTTTTCATCGACTACGGCTATACCGCACCGCCATTCGGTGACACGCTTCAGGCGCTGCGCCGCCACGCCTATGAGGATGTGCTGGCCAGTCCCGGCGAAGCCGACCTGACCACACACGTGGATTTCACCGCACTGGCACGCGTCGCCCAGAGCCACGGCCTCGCCACGAAAATCATCACACAGGGCGATTTTCTGGTCGGCGCAGGCCTGCTGGAGCGCGCTGGGATGCTGGGATCGGGCAAGGACGACGCGGCGCAGGAACGGCTGCGCGCCGAGGTCGAGAGGCTGGCCGCGCCTGACGCGATGGGCACGCTCTTCAAGGTTCTGATTGTGCATGCGGCGCACCACGAATTGCCGCAGATCGCATAG
- the lgt gene encoding prolipoprotein diacylglyceryl transferase, translating into MTELLLPLAALPFPNIDPVVVQIGPLAIHWYGLGYVIGILFAWWYSRRLLADERLWAGGKAPMTPEHVDDFLIWAAAGVVLGGRIGYILFYDFARYLANPLDIFSVWQGGMSFHGGLAGVTVAMIAFAYKRGISAWSLFDTIAASAPVGFGLVRVTNFINSELWGRTTDVPWAFVFPNGGPEPRHPSQLYEALLEGLVLFILLRLLTHSGLKLKQPGFVAGAFIAFYGAARIFVEFFRQPDAHLGYLAGGWLTMGMILSVPMVLLGVWAMMRAKRAAPAAP; encoded by the coding sequence TTGACCGAACTTCTGCTTCCTCTGGCCGCCCTGCCCTTCCCCAACATCGATCCCGTCGTTGTCCAGATCGGCCCGCTCGCCATTCACTGGTACGGCCTCGGCTATGTTATCGGGATCCTTTTCGCGTGGTGGTATTCGCGTCGGCTGCTGGCAGACGAGCGGCTTTGGGCGGGCGGGAAAGCCCCGATGACGCCCGAGCACGTCGATGACTTTCTCATCTGGGCCGCCGCAGGCGTCGTCCTGGGCGGGCGCATTGGCTACATCCTGTTTTACGATTTCGCGCGCTATCTGGCGAACCCGCTGGACATCTTCTCGGTCTGGCAGGGCGGCATGTCGTTTCATGGCGGCCTCGCTGGCGTCACGGTCGCGATGATCGCGTTTGCCTACAAGCGCGGCATCAGCGCCTGGAGCCTGTTCGACACGATCGCGGCCAGCGCGCCCGTCGGGTTCGGCCTCGTCCGCGTCACGAACTTCATCAATTCGGAGCTCTGGGGACGCACGACGGACGTGCCATGGGCGTTCGTCTTCCCGAATGGTGGCCCGGAGCCGCGCCACCCGAGCCAGCTTTACGAAGCGCTGCTCGAAGGCCTTGTGCTGTTCATCCTCCTGCGTTTGCTGACGCATTCCGGATTGAAGTTGAAGCAGCCCGGCTTCGTCGCCGGCGCGTTCATCGCGTTCTATGGCGCGGCGCGCATCTTCGTCGAGTTCTTCCGCCAACCCGATGCCCATCTCGGTTATCTGGCGGGCGGCTGGCTCACCATGGGCATGATCCTGTCGGTGCCGATGGTGCTCTTGGGCGTATGGGCTATGATGAGGGCAAAGCGCGCCGCACCCGCAGCGCCATGA
- a CDS encoding Xaa-Pro peptidase family protein, which yields MALHFEKTEFDARRDRLVIEMADRKLDAMLLFAQESMYWLTGYDTFGFCFFQCLIVKADGSMVLTTRSADLRQARHTSTIDNIVVWTDRDGANPAADLRNLLNDLDLLGCRIGVEYDTHGLTAKNGRLLDEELKTFGKSEDASDIVPRLRLLKSAAEITKAEKAAALGDAALEAALPLIKQGGDEGAILAAMQGAIFAGGGDYPANEFIIGSGTDALLCRYKAGRRKLNKNDQLTLEWAGVFHHYHAPMMRTILTGKASKRHQELFEAARDALQAVEKVMVPGKTFGDVFDTHARVLETHGLTRHRLNACGYSVGARFTPSWMDMPMFFSGNPEPIAPDMTLFAHMIIMDSESETAMTLGRTYLTTDGDPKPLSKRDLDLIVQ from the coding sequence ATGGCGCTTCACTTTGAAAAGACTGAATTCGATGCGCGACGCGACCGTCTGGTCATCGAGATGGCCGACCGCAAGCTCGACGCGATGCTGCTCTTCGCACAGGAGAGCATGTACTGGCTGACCGGCTACGACACGTTCGGCTTCTGCTTCTTCCAATGCCTGATCGTGAAGGCGGACGGCTCGATGGTCCTGACCACGCGCTCGGCCGATCTGCGACAGGCGCGCCACACCTCGACGATCGACAACATCGTCGTGTGGACCGATCGCGACGGCGCGAATCCGGCGGCGGACCTGCGTAATCTCCTGAACGATCTAGACCTTCTGGGCTGCCGCATCGGCGTCGAATACGACACGCATGGCCTCACCGCCAAGAACGGTCGTCTGCTGGACGAGGAGTTGAAAACCTTCGGAAAGTCCGAGGACGCGTCCGATATCGTGCCGCGCCTTCGCCTGCTAAAGAGCGCCGCCGAAATCACGAAGGCGGAGAAGGCGGCGGCACTTGGCGATGCCGCGCTGGAAGCGGCGCTGCCGCTCATCAAGCAGGGCGGCGACGAAGGCGCGATCCTTGCAGCGATGCAAGGCGCGATTTTCGCCGGCGGCGGCGACTATCCCGCAAACGAATTCATCATCGGATCGGGCACGGACGCGCTTCTGTGCCGCTACAAGGCGGGACGCCGCAAGCTCAACAAAAACGATCAGTTGACGCTCGAATGGGCTGGCGTGTTCCATCACTATCACGCACCCATGATGCGCACGATCCTGACCGGCAAGGCGTCCAAGCGCCATCAGGAATTGTTCGAGGCCGCGCGCGACGCGCTGCAGGCCGTCGAAAAGGTGATGGTGCCCGGCAAGACCTTCGGCGACGTGTTCGACACCCATGCGCGCGTTCTTGAAACGCATGGCCTGACACGTCATCGGCTCAATGCCTGCGGGTATTCGGTCGGCGCACGCTTCACGCCGTCCTGGATGGACATGCCGATGTTCTTCTCCGGCAATCCCGAGCCGATCGCGCCAGACATGACGCTCTTTGCGCACATGATCATCATGGATTCCGAGTCCGAAACGGCGATGACACTCGGCCGCACCTACCTCACCACGGACGGCGATCCAAAGCCCCTGTCCAAACGCGATCTCGACTTGATCGTCCAGTAG
- a CDS encoding YbjN domain-containing protein — protein sequence MSLLELDVARDLHPVDVIEHVANMNDWSFERTGDDEIAISVAGTWTDYHVSFSWMEDFEALHLACAFDIKVPDNRELEVMRLLSLINEQMLFGHFDLWEQEGAIMFRQALLLAGGAEPTSQQVEVLLSSALEACECYFQAFQFVVWSGSTARDALSNVLFETQGSC from the coding sequence ATGAGCCTGCTTGAACTGGACGTAGCCCGAGACCTCCACCCGGTGGATGTCATCGAACACGTCGCGAACATGAATGACTGGTCGTTCGAGCGTACGGGGGACGACGAGATCGCCATTTCGGTGGCTGGCACGTGGACCGACTACCACGTTTCGTTTTCCTGGATGGAAGACTTCGAGGCGCTGCATCTGGCGTGCGCCTTCGACATCAAGGTGCCGGATAACCGCGAACTCGAAGTGATGCGGCTGTTGTCGCTCATCAACGAGCAGATGCTGTTCGGCCATTTCGACCTGTGGGAGCAGGAGGGCGCGATCATGTTCCGCCAGGCGCTTTTGCTGGCAGGAGGGGCCGAGCCCACCAGCCAGCAGGTCGAGGTGCTCCTGTCGAGCGCGCTCGAGGCCTGCGAGTGCTACTTCCAGGCGTTCCAGTTCGTCGTCTGGTCCGGCTCGACTGCGCGTGACGCATTGTCGAACGTGTTGTTCGAGACCCAGGGCTCCTGCTGA
- the pgeF gene encoding peptidoglycan editing factor PgeF, translating into MLETVRLEPIRSPVLERFGESGIRHGFFTRAGGVSEGIYKGLNVGVGSQDAIEKVTENRRRVASWMGVDADRLLTLYQVHSADALIVTEPFSTPRPKADALVTDRPGLALGVLAADCGPVLYADGEAGVIGAAHAGWKGAFTGVLEATIEAMESLGAKRHRIAAVLGPSIGPENYEVGPEFVERFAQADPANAAYFEASPTAGHAMFDLNRYTVDRLARAGVQASMIGRCTYADENDFFSYRRTTHRKEPDYGRQISAIVLEDR; encoded by the coding sequence ATGCTAGAGACTGTACGACTGGAACCGATCCGGTCTCCGGTGCTGGAAAGATTCGGCGAGAGCGGTATCCGGCACGGCTTTTTCACCCGTGCGGGTGGCGTGTCTGAAGGCATCTACAAAGGCCTCAACGTCGGTGTCGGCTCGCAGGATGCGATTGAGAAAGTGACCGAGAATCGTCGTCGTGTCGCGTCCTGGATGGGCGTCGATGCAGACCGCCTGCTGACCCTGTATCAGGTTCATTCCGCGGATGCGCTCATCGTGACCGAACCATTTTCCACGCCGCGCCCCAAGGCTGACGCGCTCGTCACCGATCGGCCCGGCCTGGCGCTCGGCGTGCTCGCAGCCGATTGCGGACCGGTCCTCTATGCAGATGGCGAAGCGGGCGTTATCGGCGCGGCCCATGCCGGCTGGAAAGGGGCGTTCACTGGCGTTCTCGAGGCAACGATCGAGGCGATGGAAAGTCTCGGTGCGAAACGCCACCGTATCGCGGCTGTGCTCGGCCCCTCGATCGGACCGGAAAACTACGAGGTCGGCCCCGAGTTCGTCGAGCGCTTCGCGCAGGCCGACCCCGCCAATGCCGCCTATTTCGAAGCATCGCCCACCGCCGGCCATGCCATGTTCGATCTCAACCGCTATACGGTCGATCGGCTCGCGCGCGCAGGCGTTCAGGCCAGCATGATCGGCCGCTGCACCTATGCCGACGAAAATGATTTCTTCTCCTACCGGCGCACGACGCACCGCAAGGAGCCCGACTATGGACGCCAGATTTCGGCGATCGTTCTGGAGGACCGCTGA